A single window of Senegalia massiliensis DNA harbors:
- a CDS encoding N-acyl-D-amino-acid deacylase family protein gives MFDIKIKDGTIYDFNDNSKKVLDIGITNGKIIKIEENIGQAKKEIDASNMVVSPGFIDIHMHEETIGNTVDNDDYDIANKMLLMGVTTGVGGNCGINKQSIKEFYDFVDKNGSPINYLLFIGHNYLREQVGIEDRYRKATDKEIEEMKVLLNEAIDYGAIGLSFGIEYSPGITLDEIVKLCEPLKGKEVLLSAHYRKDVKYAIESVNELIDISKKTGIPMQISHLGSCAAYGMMDETLEVIQNAIDDGIDIEADCYPYEAFSTYIGSAVFDEGCFELWNKSYDSILLTEEPYKGVKCDQELFHKVRKEYPNMLVVAFVMNEKEVIEAIKSPFMSIASDGLYNKSQGHPRGAGTFPRILSKYVREEKELTMIDALKKMSLKPAKRLGLKHKGEIKLNYDADLVIFNPENIQDNADYLNPTVPPEGIEYVIINGEIAVEDNNIKESRLGKVIRK, from the coding sequence ATGTTTGATATCAAAATAAAAGATGGAACAATATATGATTTTAATGACAATTCTAAAAAAGTATTAGATATTGGAATAACTAATGGTAAAATAATTAAAATAGAGGAAAACATTGGTCAAGCTAAAAAAGAAATAGATGCAAGTAATATGGTAGTATCTCCCGGATTTATAGATATTCATATGCATGAAGAAACAATAGGAAACACTGTTGATAATGATGATTACGACATAGCTAATAAAATGTTACTTATGGGTGTTACTACTGGTGTTGGAGGAAATTGTGGAATAAATAAGCAATCAATTAAAGAGTTTTATGATTTTGTAGATAAAAATGGTTCTCCTATAAACTATCTTTTATTTATAGGACATAATTATTTAAGAGAACAAGTAGGAATAGAAGATAGGTATAGAAAAGCAACTGATAAAGAAATAGAGGAAATGAAAGTTTTATTGAATGAGGCTATAGATTATGGTGCAATAGGATTATCTTTTGGAATTGAATATTCACCGGGAATAACATTAGATGAAATTGTTAAACTATGTGAACCTTTAAAAGGAAAAGAAGTATTACTTTCAGCTCATTATAGAAAAGATGTTAAATATGCTATAGAATCTGTTAATGAACTTATAGATATCTCCAAGAAAACTGGAATACCAATGCAAATATCTCATTTAGGTAGTTGTGCAGCTTACGGTATGATGGATGAAACTTTAGAAGTAATACAAAATGCTATAGATGATGGTATTGATATTGAAGCAGATTGTTATCCATATGAGGCGTTTAGTACTTATATTGGTTCAGCCGTATTTGATGAAGGATGTTTTGAACTTTGGAATAAATCATATGATAGTATTTTACTTACTGAAGAACCATATAAAGGTGTCAAGTGTGATCAAGAATTATTTCATAAAGTTCGAAAAGAATATCCTAATATGTTAGTAGTAGCTTTTGTAATGAATGAAAAAGAAGTAATAGAAGCAATTAAATCACCTTTTATGAGTATTGCAAGTGATGGGTTATATAATAAATCTCAAGGACATCCAAGGGGAGCTGGCACATTTCCAAGAATATTGTCCAAATACGTAAGGGAAGAAAAAGAGTTAACTATGATAGATGCTTTAAAAAAGATGTCATTAAAACCAGCAAAAAGATTAGGACTTAAACATAAAGGTGAAATAAAATTAAATTATGATGCAGATTTGGTTATATTTAATCCTGAAAACATTCAAGATAATGCAGATTATTTAAACCCTACGGTACCTCCAGAAGGTATTGAATATGTTATAATAAATGGTGAAATAGCAGTTGAAGATAATAATATAAAAGAATCCAGACTTGGAAAAGTTATAAGAAAATAA
- a CDS encoding Gfo/Idh/MocA family protein, translating to MDNIKYGIISTASIVPRFINAVKQVGKGEIIAIASRNINRAKEKAKEFKIPKYYGSYKELYEDKEVNVVYIATINGNHYNDALEALKHNKNVICEKPFTLKKEEAEHLFDFAKEKGLFIMEAQKSVFLPITNRVKKIIEDGVIGEVKLVNFTSSYLPEPDNWVNSKEAGGGALFANASYFLELSKYIFEQEILQVNAMSLIGPKGADSQYAISLKLNNDIMINSTTSYHVLTTNKALIYGELGYIEIPNYWKARNAVIVFHDGNKKELNFPCQYELKYEIEHIEECLKNNLIESPIMNRDMTVSTIGLMESISKEWN from the coding sequence ATGGATAATATTAAATATGGAATTATAAGTACAGCTTCAATAGTACCAAGATTTATAAATGCTGTAAAACAAGTAGGTAAAGGAGAAATAATAGCTATAGCTTCCAGAAATATTAATAGGGCAAAGGAAAAAGCAAAAGAATTTAAAATACCTAAGTATTATGGTAGCTATAAAGAATTATATGAAGATAAAGAGGTAAATGTAGTATATATTGCTACTATAAATGGTAATCATTATAATGATGCTTTAGAAGCATTAAAGCACAATAAAAATGTAATATGTGAAAAGCCTTTTACTTTAAAAAAAGAAGAAGCAGAACATTTATTTGACTTTGCAAAGGAAAAGGGACTATTTATAATGGAAGCACAGAAATCAGTATTTTTACCAATAACAAATAGAGTAAAAAAAATAATTGAAGATGGAGTTATTGGAGAAGTAAAATTAGTAAATTTCACAAGTTCTTATCTACCTGAACCTGATAACTGGGTTAATTCAAAAGAAGCTGGAGGAGGAGCATTATTTGCTAATGCAAGTTACTTTTTGGAATTAAGTAAATATATTTTTGAACAAGAAATATTACAAGTAAATGCAATGAGTTTAATTGGGCCTAAAGGTGCTGATTCTCAATATGCTATAAGCTTGAAATTAAATAATGATATTATGATTAATAGTACAACATCTTATCATGTTCTTACTACCAACAAAGCATTAATATATGGTGAACTAGGATATATAGAGATACCTAATTATTGGAAAGCTAGAAATGCAGTAATAGTATTTCATGATGGTAATAAAAAAGAGTTAAATTTTCCATGCCAATATGAATTAAAATATGAAATAGAACATATTGAAGAATGTTTAAAAAATAATTTAATTGAAAGTCCAATAATGAATCGTGATATGACTGTTAGTACAATTGGTTTAATGGAATCTATTAGTAAAGAG